The Burkholderia sp. PAMC 26561 genome includes the window GCAGTTGATGCACGAGTAGGTCCAGAAGTCGACGAGCACGACCTTGCCGCGCAGATCCTCCGCGCTCAACGGCGCCGAATTGAGCCATTGGACCGCGCCGGATAGCGGCGGCAACTGGCCTTCGACTGGTAGCGGGGTGTCGAAGGTGGCGCGCATCATTGCGGGCGGCTTGGCCGTATCGGCTGTGCTTGGCGCGCTTGCCGGCGCTGGCGTTGAAGCCGGCGAAAACCGATCGACCAGCTTTTGCTCCAGCCCACCCGTCGCAACGGTCGAAACCCGCGCGAGCACGCCGGTATCGAGTCCGAGCGATATCGCAACAACGCCGAGCAACATCGCAGCGCCAATGCCGCGCCGGATCCACTCGCCTGCGCCCAGCGACCGTTTCATGGCTGCAAACACGCGTCCGCCGATCAGCAACGCCACCGCAAGCGATGTCGCCGCGCCCGCCGCATACGCCGCGAGCAGCAAGGTCGTGCCGACGCTCGCGCCGCGCAGCGCGGCGCCCGTCAGAACGAGACCGAGGATGGGGCCGGCGCAAGGCGCCCACAACAATCCCGTCGCGATGCCCAGCAAAAACGATGAACCTGCGCTGACCTGCTGTCCGTCCGCCTGCGCGAATTGCGTGAGACGGTTGCCTGCGCTCACGAACGGGCGCATCACGCGTTCAGCAAAACTCGGCAGCAGCAGCGTCAGGCCGAAGATGCCGAGCAACGCGACCGCGAGCCAACGGCCATACTGGTTCGCTTGTGTGACCCAGCCGCCGCCGACGGCCGCGAGCGTCGCCACGGCTGCAAAAGTAAGCGCCATGCCGGCGAGCAACGGCAATCCGCTGCGCACGAACGGCTGGTCCGCGCGAGAAAAAACGAAAGGCAGGACAGGCAAGATGCACGGACTCAGGATAGTGAGCGCGCCGCCAAGGTAAGCCAGGATGATAAGCAACATGGGCTAAGGATCTCGAAAATTAGGACTGTGCGGCGCTCAGGCGACACTCGGTTTGAAGTTCATCGCCAGGCCGTTCATGCAGTATCGAAGGCCGGTGGGTTTGGGGCCGTCATTAAAGACATGACCGAGATGGCCGCCGCAACGCCGGCAATGAACTTCAGTGCGCGACACCCCGAACGACAGGTCCTCGTGCGTGGCGACCGCATGATCGAGCGGCGCCCAGAAGCTCGGCCAGCCGGTGTGGCTTTCGAATTTCGTGCGCGACGAAAACGCATCGAGCTGGCATCCCGCGCACGAGAACACGCCATTGCGATGCTCCGCGTTGAGCGGACTGCTATAGGGCCGCTCCGTGCCTTCGTGCCGCAACACGTTGTATTGCGCCGATGTCAGCGTGCTGCGCCACTGATCATCGGTATGAACGACCTCGAACGTCTCGTTCGCGTCGGCCGCCAAAGCCGGACTCACGCCCGGGACATCGCGTTGCCTGAACGCGGCGAAAGCGGCTGCCGCCAACGTGCTGCTCGCAAATAAAAAACGGCGTCTGGTGGTCATGGTGTGCTCCTTGACAAGACTCGCTGCTTGAGCAAATACAACGTTTGACATGCGGATAAATACGCAAACACATTTGAAGCGCGTTTAATCCCTGACCGCGTGGAAATGTATTTGACTTGAAAACAGCCCGCGTTCAGATGCTTCTGTTAGCTAATTCGTCGTCAAGGCGCGGACGGTTACATTGCAACGATCGAAATTATCAATCGCCACGTTATATTTTATTAAATACAGCGTTACGCCTGATTCGGCGATGTGTCGTGCAGGGCGGGAGCAGAAATGAATTGCGCCCGGAACCGGGCGCAATCAACAAGCAGTTAAAGACGTTGAGCGGTCACTTGACCATGTAACCGCGCTCGGTCATGCATTCGCTATATGCGCGCCAATACTGGACCATGGGCGGCTCGGGCGGAGGCAGCGCGGGCATGGGGGCATCGGTGGATGAAGAACTTGCGTTCGCGACGGCGCGTGCATCGGAGGCGACGCCCGGTCTGGCGGCCGATGCCGATGCCGATCCGGACGCCATCACCGGCGCTGAAGCCGAAGCCGAAGCCTTGCCCGTAGCGGATGCCGGGTAAACCGCGGAAGCCCCGGAAGCCATCGCCGATGGCAACGGCGCCGCCACCGCGACCTGCTTCACGGCGCCAGGCTTGGTCGCCTGCGGTTTGATCGGCACTTGTGACACCTTCGCCATGTTCACGCCCGTGTGCTGGTTGGCGTAGCCATAGCACATGGCGTTATCGATACTCACTTGCGCCGAATTTTGACTGCGCATCGGAAACGCGGGCGGCTGCTGGGCGAACGCGCTTGCGCCCACGCACAACATGGCAACGCCGGCAAACAGGGAAACTCTCATAGCTCATGCACTCCGGAAACAGGATCGGCCTTACCCGGCCAGACCGCGCCAGCCGGACAGCCGGTCGGGCGCGGTCAAACGAGCTTTCACCATACTGTCGGTGCATCGGGCCCGTGCGAAAGACTATCGCCGAAATCCGCCAAGTCTTCGCATTTCTGGCCTGTTTCGCGTGCTGGACCGCTTTTCTTCGCGCGTCGACTCATGGTCCGTTGCGTGAAAACCCTTAAACCAAGGGAAACTTCGCTCGCATGAAGTCAATGTAATCCTGATCCAGCAGGGTGCGGCGCGCTTTTACAAAACCACGCGAATCATCGCCGATGAGATAACGCAGCCGGTCCGTGCCATCGGTTGCGGCCTCGTGGATGAGCGCCGCGACATCGTCCGCGCGAATGGTGCTCGCCGCGGCCAGCGCGCCAAAAGCCGCCGCCGTGCGTTCGACAAAACCATCGTAACTGCCAGGCTTTTCTTCCTGCACATGGCTTTCCAGCGAGCGAGCGTTGAAGTTCGTGCTGGTCACACCGCCGTGCGGGATCACGAGCTTCACGCCGATTCCCTGTGACCCAAGTTCATACGACAACGCCTCCGAAAATCCTTCCAGCGCGAATTTGCTGGCGCAATAGAGCGAGATCATGGGCAAGGTGAAAATGCCCGCACCCGAACTGACGTTCACGATCACTCCGCTTTTGCGCGCCCGGAAATGCGGCAGCACCGCGCGTGTGACATCCATGACGCCGAACACGTTGACGTCGAACTGCGTCTGGATGTCTTCGCGCGACAGCGCTTCGAACAAACCGTACTGCCCGTATCCCGCGTTGTTGACGAGCGCGTCGATCCCCCCGAACCGCGCGATGCCCGCATCGACTGCAGCGTGAATGCTGCCGGTATCCTGGACATCGAGGCGCGTGACGAAGACGTTATCGGCGGCAAGCGCCGCGTCCGGCTGGCGCATTGTCGCGATGACGTTCCAGCCCTTTGCGGCAAACAAGCCCACACTCGCCCGGCCAATGCCCGACGATGCCCCGGTAATCAAAACGGTCTTGCTCATGATCGCGAATTCCCTCAGTGGATGAAAAGACGCGATCACAATAAGGTCCGGTGATCAGTGAGACAATACGCACAGCGCTGCACGGGTTGATGCAGAAAACAGCACAATGAGTTCCAAATGAGCCGAACCGGCCTGACCGAGTTGAGCGCAGTGACGGCGGTCGCCGCGCATCGAAGTTTTCGTGGCGCGGCGGCGGAACTTGGCATGTCGCCATCGGCGTTGAGCCACGCGGTCGCGGCGCTGGAGCAGCGCATGGGCGTGCGGCTGTTTCATCGGACCACGCGCAGCGTCTCGCTCACCGAGGCGGGCGAGCAGTTTCTCGCACGCGTCACCCCGGCGCTGCGCGAAATCTCGGCGGCCATGGAAGACGCAAACCTGCATCGCGAAACGCCGGCGGGAACGCTGCGCATCAATGCATCAGAAGGTGCGGCGCTGGAGCTGATGCAGCCCGTCGCCTACGCGTTTCTCGCTCGGTATCCGGATATGAAACTGGATATCGTGACCGAGGGACGGCTGGTCGATATCGTCGCGGAAGGTTTCGATGCCGGTGTCCGTGTGCTCGACATGGTGCCCCAGGACATGATCGCGGTGCCGTGCAGCCGGCCGGTGCGCTTTGCCGTGGTGGCATCGCCCGAATACTTCACGAAGACGAAGAAACGCCGCCCCAAAGTGCCCGACGACCTGCTCGCGCACGAATGCATCCGCGCGCGTTATTCAAGCGGCGGCGTGTACAAATGGGATTTCGAGAAGCGCGGCGAGCGTATCCAGATCGATGTCAAAGGCGCTCTCACGCTCGATAACCATCACCTGATGCTCGACGCCGCGCTGAACGGCGCCGGCCTCGCGTGGCTGAGCGAATGGGCGGTGGGGAAAGACATCGCTTCGGGCCGCCTTGTACGCGTGCTGGAAGACTGGTCGCCGCCGGGTCCGAGGTTGTGCTTGTATTACCCGGGGCATCGGCATGTGCCGGCGGGATTGCGCGCATTTATCGATATCATCCGCGAGTTCAATCCAGCGCCGGCACGCGCCTAGATCAAAGGCTTTCAAGCGCCAGTGCAATGCCCTGCCCGCCGCCAATACACAAGGTCACCATTGCGCGCCTGAGGCCGTCGCGTTTCATCGCGTGGACTAGGCGCGTGACCAGCACCGCGCCCGTCGCGCCGATCGCGTGTCCATGGGCGATCGCGCCGCCTTCCGGATTCACGATGTCATCGGGCAGACCGAGCGTGCGCGCAACCGCAATGGGCACGGCAGCGAACGCCTCGTTGATCTCGATGCGCTCGAGGTCGCCCAGCTTCCAGCCCGCGCGATCCAGTGCCTGCTGCACGGCCGGCACTGGTCCGAGTCCGAACATGCCGGGTTCGACTGCCGCGATGCCATAAGCCACGAGCCGCACCGATGCCGCGATCCCATTGCGATCCGCAAACGCACGGTCCGCAACAAGCATGGCCGCCGCGCCGCTGTTAAGGCCTGGCGCGTTACCCGCTGTGATCGTGCCGTCCGGACGAAATGCGGGGCGGAGCTTCGAAAGTGTCGCTAGGGTGGTGTCGGGGCGCGGTTGTTCGTCGGTATCGAATAAGACAGTTTGCTTGCCCGCCTTCACGTCCAGCCCGACGATCTCCGCTTTGAAAAACCCCTTCGCTTCAGCCGATGTGAACCGCTGCTGCGAACGCTCGGCAAAGCGGTCCTGCGCCTCGCGCGTGATGTCCATCTGCGTCACGAGGTCTTCCGTGTGCCAGCCGGAATGCTTGCCCGAAAAGGCATCGTCCAGACCGTCGCGCAGCATGCTGTCGTGGATTTCCGCGTTGCCCATGCGATATCCGAACCGACCGTTATCGAGCAAGTACGGCGCGCGGTCCATGTTCTCCATGCCGCCTGCCACCGCGAGCTGCACGAATCCCGCGCTGATTTCGTTCGCCGCCGATACCACCGCCTGCGCGCCCGATCCGCATACACGGTTCACGGTCAGCGCGGGAACGGAAACCGGCAAACCACCATTCACCGCCGCCTGTCGCGCGGGATTCATGCGATTTCCCGCCTGGATCACGTTGCCGAACGTGACTGAATCGACCTTCTCCGGCGCGACGCCCGAACGCTGCAGCGTCTCCCGGATCACGGCTGCGCCGAGGTCGGTCGCGCTCGTGCCTTTCAGCGTGCCGTTGAACGCGCCGATTGCCGTTCTGACCGGCGCGCACAACACGATCTCGCGTGACTGGCTTTGCGTACTCATGGTGGTTCTCCCGTTTTAGTGGGCGGGCGTCAGGTAGGCAGGCGTTGCGGAAGACAGCGATCCCTTCACGTTGCGGCCGACGTCATCGACGAGAATCTCCTCCTTGCCCTGCTCGATGCCTTCCAGCACTTGGCGCACGACTTCTTGCGGCGTGGTTTTGGGTGCATTGATGCCGGCGGTCATGTCAGTATCGATAAAAGCCGGGTGCACGCCGACCACCAGCGTGCCCTGGCCGCGCAGTTCGGTCCGCAGGCCGTTCGTGATCGCCCATACGGCCGATTTGGACGCGCTATAGGCACCCGTTCCATCGATAGTCAGCCAGCTCAGCACCGACAGGATATTGACCACCGCGCCGCCGCCGTTGCGCTTCAAGGCCGGCGCGAACGCCTGCGTGACGGCGAGTGGGCCGATCACATTGGTTTCGAACAATGAGCGGGCGGCATCGATGGAACCCGCGTCCAGCAGCGAGCCGCCGATGATCGCGCCCGCATTGTTGATGACGATCTGCACGTCGGTCAGCCGGTCGGCCGCGGCGGCGATGCTTTGCGCGTTCGTCACGTCGAGCTGGACGGCTTCCACGCCGGGAATCTTGATGGCGGATTTATCGCGCGCCGTTGCATAGACCTTGGATGCACCTGCTGCCAGCAGTGCCTTTGCGAACTGCTCGCCCAAGCCGCGATTCGCGCCTGTAACCAGAACTACCTTGCCTTTGATTTCCATGTCAGCTCCATCAAGTGTATATGCACTAAATGCATTAAAAAAACGCCCGGCGTTATGCCGGGCCTTCGTTTCATTCCATCGATGTCAGTTCCAGCAATGACTTCCTCAACTCCCTCGCGCGGTCCCGGCCGAATTTCTCTTCGAATTCCTTTTGCGCCTCGTGCCAGCGCAAAGCGGCTTCGCCAAGCGTTTTTTTACCGCCTTCGGTGAGATTCAGCGCCACGGCGCGCGTGCCGGCGTCTTGCTGGTCGGCCGTGACCAGACCATCGCGTTGCAAAGGCTTCAGCGCGCGAACCAGCGTGGTGCGCTCCATCACCATTGCATCAGCGAGTTCGGCCATGGTCGTCCCTGGCCGCCGGTGAATGGCGGCGAGGAGCGTGTACTGCGCGGCCGTCACGCCTGCCTGCCCGACGTGGCGCTCGTAAAGCTGCGAGACGAAGCGCGCCGCCTGGCGGATGGCGAAACAATTGCAGTCGAGATAGGACAATTCAGGGGAAGTCATACGCACAGAGTAGTTTGTGCATATGCACTTTGTCAAGCTGGCACCAATTCGATGTTTTGACGCGCGTCATCAGGTGCGCGGATAAGCCATCACATCGCCTTCCACGGACAACCCCACCCGCTCGCCCAAACGCGGATACGAATACCCCGCCACGCGGATCTGCATGCCGTGTGAACCGCCGTCCGAGCGCAGCATGACGCTGGCATCGTGGCCATAAAAGACGACTTTTTCGACGGTCGCGTGCACATCGCCGTGATCCGTAATGCGGATTTGTCCGGGGCGGATCATTACGTCGACATCGCTTGCTGCAACCGCACGCGTGATGGGCAACGTACCGAATTCGCAGCGCACGTGCATCGGATCGCCGGAAACAATCGATCCCGGCACGATCACCGCATCGCCGACAAAACTCGCCAGTTCCCGCGATACCGGCCGCCGGTACACCGCCTCCGGCGTATCCGTCTGCACCAGCCGCCCGCGCCACAGCACGGCGACCTCGCGCCCAAGCGACAAGGCTTCGGACTGGTCGTGCGTGACCAGCACGGCTGTCGCGCCGGTCGCCGCGAGTGCGTCCGTCACGGCTTCGCGCGTCTCGATACGCAGCGCGGCATCGAGCGATGAAAACGGCTCGTCGAGCATCACGAGCGATGGCGACGGCGCGAGCGCGCGCGCCAACGCCACGCGTTGCTGCTGACCGCCCGACAAGGCCTGCGGCGCACGGTCGCCATACGCAGCGGGCAGACCGACCAGCGCAAGCAGTTCATCGACTCGATACCGCGCCCGCCGCTGCGCACGTGGCAACCCGAAGACGATGTTGTCGGCGACAGAAAGGTGCGGGAACAGCGCGCCTTCCTGCGGCACGTAGCCAATCCTTCGTGCTTCCGACGGCACATGAACGCCCGGTCCGGCGACGCGCACGCCATCGATTTCCACCGTGCCGCCGTCGGCGCGTTCGAAACCGCAAAGCACCCGCAACAGCGTGGTTTTGCCGCTGCCCGAAGGTCCGAGCAGGGCCAGCAAGGTGCCTCGTTCCACCGACAGATCCACGCCATGCAGCACGGCTTGTCCATCGAAGGATTTGGTGAGGCTGGTCACGCGAAGTTCGCTCATATCGTTCTATTTGTCAGACGGCGAACCGGCTTGCACATTGATTTGAAGTCCTGCCTTGATATCGCCTGCTCGGCCCGCGACGGCGGACCGTCCGAGCAACGCGAACAACGTGCCCGATGCCAGCAGCGAAATGCCCACCAGCAACGCGGCGTATGGGGCCGCGGCGGCAAACGCGAGCGTGGAGGTGTCGATCCATACTTGCGTTGCGAGCGTGCGCGTGCCGATGGGCGACAGGAGCAGGGTGGAATTGAGTTCGGTGACGACCGAGATGAACACCATGGTCGCGCCGGCGCCGAGACCCGGACCGGCCAGCGGCAACACGACGCGACGCACGGTTTCGCGCCAGCCGAGCCCAAGCGAGCGAGCGGTCTCTTCCAGCCGCGGCTGCGCCTGCGTGAACGCTGCGCGCACGCTCACGAGCGCGAGCGGCAGGAACAAGATGGCGTAGGCCACGACCAGCAGCGTGGCGCTTTGATAGAGCGGGCGCAACGCATGCACCGCCAACGACACGATTGCGAGCGCCACCACGAGGCTGGGCAAGCCTTGCGCGAGAAAGACGGTGCGCTCGAACATGGTTGCGACACGGCTCGGAAAACGCACGAGCAAGAACGCCAGCGGCACGCATGCGAGCGTGGTGACAATTGCCGCGGCAAAACCGTAACCTAGTGACGACAACGTGGATTCGACCAGCAGCGCAGGCGACACTTCGGCCGGCGTGATCGCGGCTGCGCCGGTTTGCGTGAGCCAGAAACCGATCATGCCGATCGGCACGCCCAGCGTCACGATTGCCAGCGCGGCAAAGCCTGCGGCGACGATCCACCGCCAGTGACCGAGGTCGTAGCGCAATGCGGCGCGGCGAACGCCGCGGTCCACGCGTTCGTAACGCGCGCCGCCGCGCACGCGCATTTCCAGCGCGAGGCAAAGCAGGCACATCGCAATGAGGATGCAAGCAAATACCGAAGCACCGCTGCTGTCGAAGCTCGTACGGTATTCAGCGTAGATTTGCGTGGTGAAGGTGCGAAAGCGCAGCAGCGTGAACGCGCCAAATTCTGAAAGCACGCCGAGCGCGACAAGCAGCATTCCACCCAGCAACGCAGGCCGCAATTGCGGCAATACCACGCGAACGAACACGCCGGTACGTCCGCACCCGAGCGACCGCGCGGTTTCTTCGAGCGCCGGGTCCATGCCGCGCAGCGCCGCCGCAACGGGCAAATAAACCAGCGGAAAATAAGCGGTCGATATCACGAGCAACGCGCCCGCGAAGTCCTGCAAATCCAGGCTCAACGATACCCACGCATAACTCGTGATGAACGCAGGCATGGCAAGGGGCGCGACCGTCAGCACAGCCCAGAAGCGCCTCCCCGGCACACGCGTGCGTTCGATAAACCACGCCGTCGCCGTGCCGACCACCGCCGAAACCAGCGTCGCGCTGATCGTTATGGACAACGTATTGATCAGCAATTCGCCGACGAGCGGCCTGAAGATCAACTCGAGCGCATCGTCCCAGCCATACGTCACTGCACGATAAACCGTGAAAGCAAGCGGCATCAGCACGAGCAGCGCGCACAACCCTGCCGCCACGAGCAAACCCCGCGGCGCGCGTTTGCGGCCGCGGGGTTGGGGCGACGCCTGAATGCTTGTGGCGTTCACGACATCGCTCATGCCTTTACAACAAGCCGGCCTGACGCATCAGCTTCGCGGCCTTGCTGTCATCGCCGAGTTGTTCGATGCTCAACGACGGCGGGCTCAACTGGTCGAAAGGCTTCAACATCGGGTCAGGCGCGACGCCAGCATGCAACGGATATTCATACGCGATCTTGCCCTTCGCGATCAGTTGCTGCGCACGTTCGCTCACCAGGTACGCGAGGAATTGCTGCGCGACCTGCTGGTTCTTGCTCGACTTCAACACCGCCGCGCCCGATACGTTCACCAGTGCGCCCACATCGCCGTTGCCGAAGTGATAGATCGCGCTGCGGGTCGCGCTGTCGCCGAGTTGCGTGTGCAGGCGCGCCCAGTAGTAGTTGTTCACTACGCCCGTCGCCACGCCGCCCCGATTCACGGCCGCGACCACACCTTCGTCGTCATCGAAGAGTTGCGCGTTTTTCT containing:
- the msrB gene encoding peptide-methionine (R)-S-oxide reductase MsrB: MTTRRRFLFASSTLAAAAFAAFRQRDVPGVSPALAADANETFEVVHTDDQWRSTLTSAQYNVLRHEGTERPYSSPLNAEHRNGVFSCAGCQLDAFSSRTKFESHTGWPSFWAPLDHAVATHEDLSFGVSRTEVHCRRCGGHLGHVFNDGPKPTGLRYCMNGLAMNFKPSVA
- a CDS encoding SDR family oxidoreductase, yielding MEIKGKVVLVTGANRGLGEQFAKALLAAGASKVYATARDKSAIKIPGVEAVQLDVTNAQSIAAAADRLTDVQIVINNAGAIIGGSLLDAGSIDAARSLFETNVIGPLAVTQAFAPALKRNGGGAVVNILSVLSWLTIDGTGAYSASKSAVWAITNGLRTELRGQGTLVVGVHPAFIDTDMTAGINAPKTTPQEVVRQVLEGIEQGKEEILVDDVGRNVKGSLSSATPAYLTPAH
- a CDS encoding ABC transporter permease; the protein is MSDVVNATSIQASPQPRGRKRAPRGLLVAAGLCALLVLMPLAFTVYRAVTYGWDDALELIFRPLVGELLINTLSITISATLVSAVVGTATAWFIERTRVPGRRFWAVLTVAPLAMPAFITSYAWVSLSLDLQDFAGALLVISTAYFPLVYLPVAAALRGMDPALEETARSLGCGRTGVFVRVVLPQLRPALLGGMLLVALGVLSEFGAFTLLRFRTFTTQIYAEYRTSFDSSGASVFACILIAMCLLCLALEMRVRGGARYERVDRGVRRAALRYDLGHWRWIVAAGFAALAIVTLGVPIGMIGFWLTQTGAAAITPAEVSPALLVESTLSSLGYGFAAAIVTTLACVPLAFLLVRFPSRVATMFERTVFLAQGLPSLVVALAIVSLAVHALRPLYQSATLLVVAYAILFLPLALVSVRAAFTQAQPRLEETARSLGLGWRETVRRVVLPLAGPGLGAGATMVFISVVTELNSTLLLSPIGTRTLATQVWIDTSTLAFAAAAPYAALLVGISLLASGTLFALLGRSAVAGRAGDIKAGLQINVQAGSPSDK
- a CDS encoding LysR family transcriptional regulator, whose amino-acid sequence is MSRTGLTELSAVTAVAAHRSFRGAAAELGMSPSALSHAVAALEQRMGVRLFHRTTRSVSLTEAGEQFLARVTPALREISAAMEDANLHRETPAGTLRINASEGAALELMQPVAYAFLARYPDMKLDIVTEGRLVDIVAEGFDAGVRVLDMVPQDMIAVPCSRPVRFAVVASPEYFTKTKKRRPKVPDDLLAHECIRARYSSGGVYKWDFEKRGERIQIDVKGALTLDNHHLMLDAALNGAGLAWLSEWAVGKDIASGRLVRVLEDWSPPGPRLCLYYPGHRHVPAGLRAFIDIIREFNPAPARA
- a CDS encoding MarR family winged helix-turn-helix transcriptional regulator, with the translated sequence MTSPELSYLDCNCFAIRQAARFVSQLYERHVGQAGVTAAQYTLLAAIHRRPGTTMAELADAMVMERTTLVRALKPLQRDGLVTADQQDAGTRAVALNLTEGGKKTLGEAALRWHEAQKEFEEKFGRDRARELRKSLLELTSME
- a CDS encoding SDR family oxidoreductase, whose protein sequence is MSKTVLITGASSGIGRASVGLFAAKGWNVIATMRQPDAALAADNVFVTRLDVQDTGSIHAAVDAGIARFGGIDALVNNAGYGQYGLFEALSREDIQTQFDVNVFGVMDVTRAVLPHFRARKSGVIVNVSSGAGIFTLPMISLYCASKFALEGFSEALSYELGSQGIGVKLVIPHGGVTSTNFNARSLESHVQEEKPGSYDGFVERTAAAFGALAAASTIRADDVAALIHEAATDGTDRLRYLIGDDSRGFVKARRTLLDQDYIDFMRAKFPLV
- a CDS encoding cytochrome c biogenesis protein DipZ codes for the protein MLLIILAYLGGALTILSPCILPVLPFVFSRADQPFVRSGLPLLAGMALTFAAVATLAAVGGGWVTQANQYGRWLAVALLGIFGLTLLLPSFAERVMRPFVSAGNRLTQFAQADGQQVSAGSSFLLGIATGLLWAPCAGPILGLVLTGAALRGASVGTTLLLAAYAAGAATSLAVALLIGGRVFAAMKRSLGAGEWIRRGIGAAMLLGVVAISLGLDTGVLARVSTVATGGLEQKLVDRFSPASTPAPASAPSTADTAKPPAMMRATFDTPLPVEGQLPPLSGAVQWLNSAPLSAEDLRGKVVLVDFWTYSCINCLRSLPYVKAWAEKYRDKGLVVIGVHAPEFAFERNIDNVKRSVHDLGIDYPVAIDNNYAIWRAFGNQYWPAHYFIDAKGQVRFHHFGEGDYAHSEEVIQQLLKEAGHNDVGPAITNTDAKGVQQSADNADMRSPETYVGYERAENFAGNGGEAHDKVHTYAAPGELSLNDWGLAGAWKVGAQEASLAQSNGTIVYRFHARDLHLVLGPGKDGKPVRFRVSIDGAAPGDAHGTDVAANGTGTVTEQRLYQLVRQPGDVKDRTFSIEFLDAGVEAYAFTFG
- a CDS encoding ABC transporter ATP-binding protein; translated protein: MSELRVTSLTKSFDGQAVLHGVDLSVERGTLLALLGPSGSGKTTLLRVLCGFERADGGTVEIDGVRVAGPGVHVPSEARRIGYVPQEGALFPHLSVADNIVFGLPRAQRRARYRVDELLALVGLPAAYGDRAPQALSGGQQQRVALARALAPSPSLVMLDEPFSSLDAALRIETREAVTDALAATGATAVLVTHDQSEALSLGREVAVLWRGRLVQTDTPEAVYRRPVSRELASFVGDAVIVPGSIVSGDPMHVRCEFGTLPITRAVAASDVDVMIRPGQIRITDHGDVHATVEKVVFYGHDASVMLRSDGGSHGMQIRVAGYSYPRLGERVGLSVEGDVMAYPRT
- a CDS encoding thiolase family protein, producing MSTQSQSREIVLCAPVRTAIGAFNGTLKGTSATDLGAAVIRETLQRSGVAPEKVDSVTFGNVIQAGNRMNPARQAAVNGGLPVSVPALTVNRVCGSGAQAVVSAANEISAGFVQLAVAGGMENMDRAPYLLDNGRFGYRMGNAEIHDSMLRDGLDDAFSGKHSGWHTEDLVTQMDITREAQDRFAERSQQRFTSAEAKGFFKAEIVGLDVKAGKQTVLFDTDEQPRPDTTLATLSKLRPAFRPDGTITAGNAPGLNSGAAAMLVADRAFADRNGIAASVRLVAYGIAAVEPGMFGLGPVPAVQQALDRAGWKLGDLERIEINEAFAAVPIAVARTLGLPDDIVNPEGGAIAHGHAIGATGAVLVTRLVHAMKRDGLRRAMVTLCIGGGQGIALALESL